GCCCGGGCTGCGCCCGAGTGGCCCATGGCGGGCATGCCGTTCAGGTTGTCGGCGGTGATGTTGACAATGGCGCCGCCGTGGGCCTGAAAACAGTGCTTGTAAAATTCGCGCGACATGAGAAATCCGCCCACCAGATTGGACTTTACCACCGCCTCAAAGCCTTTCAGGGATATCATTTCCAGCGGCGCCGGGAATTGGCCACCGGCGTTATTAACCAAGCCATGAATACGGCCGTGGGTGTTGACGATATCGGCCACCGCTTTTTCAACTGCGGCTTCATCGCGGATATCAAAGGCATAACTTGTGGCAGATCCGCCGTCTTCGGAAATTTCGGCCACCACCTTGTCGAGCTTTTCCTGCTTGCGCCCGGTGATGATGACTTTGGCGCCGAGCGATGCGAGTTCGTGCGCGGTGCAACGGCCAATACCACTGCCACCGCCGGTCACCACATAGGTTTGTCCGGAAAAAATGCCGGGTTTCAGTACCGATTGGTAAGTCATAATAATTCCTTTATTGGGTTTGCCGGCTTACAAAAACAGCTCGCGTGCCTGAGCAGGCGTGGCGACGGTCCGGCCGGTCTCGTGCGCGATACTGGCGAGCGCGGCAATCAGTTCACCATTGGAGCGCGCGCGCTCGCCATTGGGTAAATAAAACGTGTCTTCCAATCCGGTTCTCAAATGCCCGCCCAACTCGGCGGCTTTGCGGTGTACGGGCCAGATGGCTTCCCGGCCAATCAGTGTGGTTTGCCAGGGGTTGTTCTGGGGTAGGTAGCGCAACAGCAGTGCCAGCAGATCCGCATCGGCAGGCATGCCGGAATCCACGCCCATGACAAAATTGAAACTGGCGCGGTCGATCATTCCCACCTGTTCGAACATGGCCACCGAACGCACGATGCCGGTATCAAAGCACTCAAATTCCGGCCGGGTATTGGTTTGCCGCATCACCGCCAGCAGTTCTTCGATTTTTTCCACGGTGTTTTCAAACAGCATGGGCGGCCAGGCCCATTGGCCGTTACTGCGGGCCTTCAGGTAGTTGAGGCTGCCGGCATTACAGGCACCGATTTCCGGTTTGCAGCGCTCCAGACAGGCAATGGGGCCGGATTGATCTCGGCCGATGGTGCCTGTGGAAAAATTAAGCAGGACGCCGGGGCAAGCGGCCCGTATGGCATCGGCCACTTCGGCTGCCACCTCCGGCTCCCAGCTGGGCAGGTGGCCCAGTTCTGGCGCCTGTTGGCGGAAATGCACATGCATAACGGAGGCGCCTTCATCAAACGCGGCTTTGGCTGATGCAGCCATTTCCGCGGCGGTAACCGGTACCGGGTGCTGCTTGGGGTTGGTCAGTACGCCGGTGAGTGCGCAGGTGATGACGGCCAGATCGCTCATATCCAGGCTCCAGTGAAAATTGTGTTGGAATGAATCTACCAAGCAAGCGCTTGGTTGACAAGTGCCTGGTGGATTCTATGTAATGACCGCCAGTCCACAGTTTAGATACCGACCATGACCGCGTTACTCAATGACCCCAATTCCGCCAAAGGCAATATTCTGCGTGCCGCTGCTGCCCTGTTCCGGGAAAAGGGCTTTAACCGCACTACGGTGAGGGACATCGCCGCCGATGTGGGTATCCTATCGGGAAGCTTGTTTCATCACTTTCCCAACAAGGAGGCCATTCTGGCGCAGTTGATGGAGGAGCTGATTCTGTTGGTGGATGCCGAAATGCAGAAGCAGATGGCGTCTGTGGACGATCCGGGTGATCAGCTGACCG
This region of Simiduia agarivorans SA1 = DSM 21679 genomic DNA includes:
- a CDS encoding SDR family oxidoreductase, with amino-acid sequence MTYQSVLKPGIFSGQTYVVTGGGSGIGRCTAHELASLGAKVIITGRKQEKLDKVVAEISEDGGSATSYAFDIRDEAAVEKAVADIVNTHGRIHGLVNNAGGQFPAPLEMISLKGFEAVVKSNLVGGFLMSREFYKHCFQAHGGAIVNITADNLNGMPAMGHSGAARAGMENLTKTCAWEWGFFGVRVNAVAPGWVASSGFDTYDPHFQSLIKGVKNHVPLKRLAYEAEISSVICFLLSPGGAFINGHTLRIDGGSSLGSAPAIWPLPEGNAVNSSPYNGFHRAELPAMLRDDEANE
- a CDS encoding 3-keto-5-aminohexanoate cleavage protein, yielding MSDLAVITCALTGVLTNPKQHPVPVTAAEMAASAKAAFDEGASVMHVHFRQQAPELGHLPSWEPEVAAEVADAIRAACPGVLLNFSTGTIGRDQSGPIACLERCKPEIGACNAGSLNYLKARSNGQWAWPPMLFENTVEKIEELLAVMRQTNTRPEFECFDTGIVRSVAMFEQVGMIDRASFNFVMGVDSGMPADADLLALLLRYLPQNNPWQTTLIGREAIWPVHRKAAELGGHLRTGLEDTFYLPNGERARSNGELIAALASIAHETGRTVATPAQARELFL